ATTTGGATATTGAGTCAAAGAGGGACCCTTCATCAGGGGCCTATGTAGCTGCCTTTGGCATCCCAGATTCCTTTGTAGAACAACAGAGAGGGCCCCCCTCAACCCCGTACTGTGAGCACAGAGTCACTTTGTTTACAGGCTTAGCCCCGGCCTTTTCCAGAGCCAAAACCTGAACAGGGATAGAATCTTTATTGTTGATCTAGATAAAGCATGCCTTGGCACACTTGTGAACTGCTGTACACTCTCATCCCTGCTAGGGTTATGTGATCTGTGGTACTGACTGCCTGACTCAGTTTCCCTGCAGGCACCCCAGTTCTATTGTTCAGATCCCTGGAGATCTGCCTAGCCTTGTTAGGCCCATCCTCCAGAGAGGCCAACATTGTCATTTATGTTCTTAGATACAGGCTGGTGACACTTCTCTTAATAGCTTTTCCTCAAGATATGGCAAGCTCATTTGTCTGTTGGGAAGCGTTTCGTCTCTGTTTGTCCTACTAGTCCATCCCATCTTTCAGATCAGGTTGCTTTGCTTTTGGTCAGTCAAAAGCAGACTGGTGTGCACCGTATTTATTTCAATATGCAAATAGAACTGGACATCAATCACATTGGAAGTATGGACTTTATTTGAGGTATGGACTTTATGTGAGGACTTTATTTCCCTCTAGCCAGGCCAGTGCTAAGATTCATGACCTTTTCCAGTGAAGCACCTCACTGAGTTTAGAACAAAGCTtgctgcatttttgaaaatatgaatatgTGATTTGTTCACAAGCTTACAAATGCTTCGGAAAATTGGTAATTATTGACATTTCAAGTAACACGTGTATGTCCTTCTCAAAAGTGAACGTGAATTCTTTCACAGTGTGACAATAGAATCAAAATACCCTAGAACCAGGCGCTCCAGCACTTGATTTTGGCAAATATATAACACAGAACTCTGACATGGAAATTTTAAGAGTaaacaaaattattctattttctcaCAGATGGAAAGTGGAAGGGGAATTTGTTAAAGAATTAAATTCACTTaggttttgaaggaaaaaataaacccatCAATATTGTATCAATTACTATCTTTGAATccaagaagtgtgtgtgtgtgtgtgtgtgtgtgtgtgtgtgtgagagagagagagagagagagagagagagacagaaggacagacagacagatagggTTTTGAAGGGGACaagcattcaaaccatagcagaagCTTTGCTGTGTTTATGACAGTTTAAACCTAGATATGGAAAAGGTCAAAATAAGTCATCAAACATTATTATCTCAAGctataaatacttttttatttgtcCTATATACCTATATATCTCACCCCTAAAATCACAAATGGCATGATAAATGACCATATTCCTCAAAATATCAATTTCAGAGAACCTGAAATTTTCCAATTTtgagtcattttttctttctggattttGTGTGACAACttgattctttttctatttgcaagtttgctttcttttgtttttgttcatttagctttctttcccttctcttccttctttccttgtttcatttcttccttgagAACTATTTTCATTTGCTAGAACCATACCTAAGTTTGTCAACAAAGCaataaaacctcaaaaaaaaaaaagatgattatcTCTGCCTCTTCTCCTTTTGCATTTCCTCATGATCACCAGGCAGAAGAAACACAAGTCACTTCCTTTGGGCTACCTGATGAGTAGAGCTGAACAAGATCCCTTTGAGTGGGGTATGGTTCTACTTAAATTCTGAGAGCCCAGCAGTCATATGGCTTTCTATTTAAACATGGTTGGagtcaatattcttttttaaccTCCCTGGGATTTATCCAAAGTGTGATTAAGGCTGGGAAAACAGAGGGCAGAACAGAAGAGAGATTGAGGGTACTTTAGATCTGTTCTTTGTTACTCACCCTCTAGGGTTCCCAGGACAAATATCCTCCCACAGAACATCTTTCCCAGTGGAATCAAGGGGAAAATTGGACAATTAATCTATGTTTTATGGATATCTTTAACTGGAGATTACCAGTTCGATCTACTCCCTAGAGTTTTCTTCTTAGTTAAGCTCTTCAATTCTCAGATCTGGGACTGTAAACAGGAATGAATTTCCACTTGTACCTTTTCTTCTTGATGCCTGAGAAATGTCTAGGATCTTGGAAGCTGGTTTTTAGGTCACATAATGAGACCTTAGGACACACCCACCAAACATTGGATCATAAAATCAGGGAAGGTAAGCATCAGAGATGGGATGCGTATTTACTTCCTCTCAGTGATCGATGAGTTTATAAGTGGATATAGAAGAGGATGAAGTAGAAGGCTGCAGTTGGCATGGGGAGAAGAGATAGAGTgaatataaaaacacacacacacacagatggggatagggagagagaaaagggtgGAATGGAGAGATGTTGAGGGCCGAACATAGACAGGATGAGAGAAAGggtcaaaaggagaaaaagacaggGTGAAGAGAGAGACTGACAGACTGGaggaatttttttctgtcttggatCCTGACATAGAAAACCAGATGTGAACAGCACAGAATCCTATCATTCCAAAGTTGTTTAGGTGTTTAAAACAGGAATTTTAGGAAGTCCTTCTACACTTTCAAACTATTTTCTTCATTGGCTATACAAATTATTCAGTTGCCAATATTCGGGATAATTTTTGTTTGATGACAAGCATATTCCTCTCTGTTTCGTCAAGACAACACTAATATGGTGCCTTATCTGTGGTAGGTTTCGAGGGTCTGGTTGAATGATTGCATGTGTCTTATAAGAACAAATGTCTCCCCAACGTGGTCACTTGTTTAGTTCTTGATGTCTGCCTGTGTCAGAACTGTCAGAAGTCATGACCTTTGAAGCAATCAGCAGACACCTGAAGATGAAAAGAAGAATGGCGTTTAAAACGATCATTAAAGGGGAAAATACTTAGGAGGCAGGGATCAGGGCAAACGAAGTCATCTCTTCACATCTTGCTGAACACTCAGTTATCCACTTGCCATTGGCTTTGAGTCTTCATAGGCTGCTGAAGAACTGGCGCTTGGCTGCCTGATAAATTATCCAGTTCATCCCCGAATACAGTCCGCAGCAAGGCATTGCATTCATCTGCTGGGCATCAGAATATAAGCTGCTTATGTGAGAACAAACCTCTCTCCcgaatttcttgtttgttttccctCCCTGGTAAGTACCACCTGTTTCTCACCTGTCTGAATGAGAACTTCCTCAGTAGAATGATCATTTTCCCTCTGTGCTCATATGTGTTCTATATTGCTGCCCAAAACTGGTTTGCCACCAGTTTTATACTCAATTTCACGTCTTTGTCTAAGAATCCACATCCAGAGTCCAGCAAAGGAGTTGACATAAGTAATTTTCTCCTGCATGTAAAAGGATGTAAATTCCTCTGGCCCCTCTCTGGGTAGATTTGCATTTTGTCTTTAATTGTGGCAGGAGGGagaccaacatttattgagcactatgCAAACAAAGGTACTAGGACTTTCAAATATGTCATCTCGTTTTATCTTACACATACCTTATGGGGTATAACAGATGCTGTTTAAAGATCTTCATCGCTCTGAGATTTGCAAGAGTTAAGAAACCTGCTATGGACAGAAATGCCACAATTAAAGTTTTATGATGAACAACCCTAAGATAGTTATTCTGAAATCTGTGACTTTTTCTCCAGCCTCACATTGCCTCCAAAGTGGGGGTAGAGGATGGGGGGGTGAGAGAgagggggggggagagagagagagagagaaagaagaaaagaagaggaagaagaagaagaaggaggaggaggaggaggaggaggaggaaggaggaggaggaggaggaggaaggaggaggaaggaggaggaaggaggaggaggaggaggaaggaggaaggaggaggaaggaggaggaggaggtggaggaggaggaggaaaaggaggaggaaaaggaggaggtggaggaggaggaggaaaaggaggaggaggaggaaaagagggggaggagggggaggaggagaaggagaagaaaaagaagaagaaaggaggaggaggagaataagaagatgaagaagaagagggaggaggaggaggagaaagaatgaCTCATTTCCTCTGGTAGCACTAGAAAAAGGAGGATGTTTGAGGCTAACACATTTTGAACACTGTTTACGGACCTCAATATGTATTCTTAGGGTGGGAATGTCTTTCAGGAGTTGGCATGAGGTCTGTATAGCTAGATTAAAAATTGGAAGATTTGAAACCTGCCACTGACTTGTCATATGCTGAATTTTTTCTCTAGGCCAGAAGCCCAATGGATGGGTAAGAGCCCTTTCTAACTCTGTCTTTTCTTATTAAAGGAAAGGATGACAATGAAATTTTGCAGGAGAGGTATGGCATAGAGTCTCCTTTACCATTATTGACAAATGCTTCCAAATGAGCTAGCAGCCTCATTTCCCTACTGGTTAGGTAAGGATTAGCTCTGCTGAGtgattgctttgttttgttgaatGCAAGATAGAAGTTAGGGAAAGACTCACAGATTTTGTTGCATTCTGGTCCCTAGATAACCAGAATATTTTTGGATAGACCTGAAGTGTTTCCAGTGCTGATGTATCAGTTTTCTATTAGTGCTCTAACAAGTTACCACAAGCTTAGTAGTGAAGAAAAACATCACAAATGTTATTCTATCAGAGTTCTGGAGGCAAGATGTGTAAAATGGATCTAACTGAGTTAAAACTGAAGAGGTCAGCATTTCTTTGAGATGTTCTAGAGCCTAatcttgttttcttgctttttctggcttgtagaggcCACTTGCATTCCTTAGCTCACGGCCCCTTCCTTCATCCTCTAAGTCAACAGCATAACATCTTCAAATACCTCTCTGATTCTGACTCTTCTATGTCTTCTTCCACATTTAAGAACTCGTTATTACATTAGGCcaacccagataatccaggattaGCTCCCCAGTTTAAaatcagctgattagcaaccttaattccatctacAACCTTAATACCTCCTTGGCATGCACCATAACAGATTTATGGGTTCTggagattaggatgtggacacCTTTGGGGGTTCTTATTCTGCTTAGCACAGCTGACTAGCAGGTGTTATGTTTTAAGACGATAGGGGTACTGAAGAGGGAGCTAAAAAGTTGGAGTACACCTAAAATCTCACTTCTTTTGCCATCTTTTGATAATAACCTTCACAGTTTGTCATGGGATGAGTGTTATTGCCTGGGGTGGAAAGGGAGATGGCATTgggaaagaactagaaaaagtaTACTTTGAATATAATTTAAGATAATGTCACTTAAACAGCTTTGTGTTGGCAGAAGACAATAGAGTATAAATAAATTTGCCTAAAGTACTTTCCTACATCTAGTCTTGTCTTTACTTTCTCAACATGACACGGCATCACAAGAAATCTACAACCACCAAGGGGAAGACATCTAAATGACATTCAGTGGAAATGTGCCTTCCAGCAAGGTTGGAACAGAGAAGTTGACAAGAGTGAGGGGGAAAGGGAGGACAAGACAGAAATTGGAGTTGTAGGAGAGATGCAGGTTCTGCAGGGTCTTGAAACCATATTGAGGTTGTTACACACTACATGGCGTACATgagcagatcgtgcaggtttgttacataggtatatacatgctgtggtggtttgctgcattcatcccccagtcatctacattttgtacttttcctaatgttatctctccccaatccctcaaccccctgctatccctcccctagctccacccaccccccaaaaggctctggtgtgtgatgttccattccctgtgtccatgtgttctcattgttcaacacccatttatgagtgagaacatgcagtgtttggtttcctgttcttatgtcagtttactgagaatgatggtttccatcttcatccatgtccctgcaaaggacatgaatgcattcttttttatagctgcatagtattccatggtgtatatgtaccacattttctttatccaatctatcattgatggacatttgggttggctccaggtctttgctattgtagtgTCATGatgaacatgtgtgtacatgtgtctttataatagaatgatttatagtcctttgggtatatacccagtaatgggattgctgggtcaaatggtatttctatttctagatccttgaggaatctccatactgtcttccacacttgttgaactaatttacactcccaccaacagtgtaaaagcattcctatttctccacatcctctccagcatctgtcgtttcctgatttttttaatgattaccattctaaccaGCATGAAAtattatctcaatgtggttttgatttgcatttccctaatgaccagtgatgatgagcatttttcatatgtttgttagctgcacaaataacttcttttgaaaagtatctgttcatatccttgacccactttttgatggggttgtttttttcttgtaaatttgtttacattctttgtagattctggatattagccctttgtcagatgagtagatagcaaaatgttttcccattctattggttgccagtcaCTCtgtcagtttcttttgctgtgcagaagctctgaagtttaattagatctcatttgtctattttggcttttgttgccattgtttttggtgtttcagtcatgaagtccttgcctgtgcctatgtcctgaattgtattgtctaggttttcaaTGATACACTCTAATCTTAAAGGCCAATGAGAATCCTTTGAGAATTTTTAGACAGGGGAAGTCATGTTGAAGGTAGTTTTAGAAAAGGTCTCCAAGACTGCAGTACAGAAAATGAATTGATACAATCCAGAATTTCTTAGGAACCCTCTATGtaattgaaacaaataaaaatgtatgcatagTAATAACTGTTctaatgagaactcatgaacacagggatgggaacaacacacactggggcctgttgggggtatGGGAGGGgaagcatcaggataaatagctaatgcatataGGGATTAATACCTAGGCGATGGATTGGCAGAtgcatcaaaccaccatggcatacatttatctatgtatcaaatctgcatgttctgcacatgtattccggaacttaaaattaaatgaaattaaattttaaaaaataatgactgtTATTTGAAGAACAGTCATTTGAGGAATGCtattctttaaatctttttatttgaaaaggcGACCTCTCATCTGAAATTTAACAACGGCTGGTGAAGTCAGGTCTTCTAGTGGTTGCTGTGCCATGACTGATGCCTTGGAATACTCTCTACATTAACTTTTTGGGGCAGTAACTTGACTGAAACACCTTTTTCCACAGCCTAGTCCTCAGGGCCACAGGTGCAAGGTTTCCGTTTTGTTCTTGAACCAAGAAATGCTGACTCTCAGTAACATGTGCCTcaataatttttctagttttcttaaataccaaaatataaggaaaaatagGAGATGCAGGTTAAAAATTGcactttctgaaataaaacatatatatatatatattttaagttcggtacacaggtaaatgtgtgccatggtggtttgctgcacctatcatcCCATTGTCTAGGTAATTAAGCCCAGAATGCATTAGCTAAATTTTCTGATGCTCTTCCTCTCCCCACACACCCGATGGGCGCTAgttgctcctctccctgtgtctatgttAAAACATACATCTTTTAATATGACTGCTAAAAATGATCATTTCAGGGTCTCTAATATTGTCAAGCATTCTTCATCTCCATCAGAGAGCAAGGAAATATGAGCCCTGAGAACCTGAGCTGCGTGTCTGAGTTCCTCCTCCTGGGTCTCCCCATCCGGCCAGAGCAGCAGGCCGTGTTCTTTGACCTGTTCCTGGGCATGTACCTGACCATGGTGCTGGGGAACCTGCTCATCATCCTGCTCATCCGGCTGGACTCTCACCTCCACACCCGCATGTACTTCTTCCTCAGCCACTTGGCTCTCACTGACATCTTCTTTTCATCTGTCACTGTCCCTAAGATGCTGACGGACATGCAAAGTACAAATCTATCCCCTATGAGGAGTGCATTTCTcagatgtatttttttgtattttttactgaCCTGGACAGCTTCCTTATTACATCAATGGCGTATGACCTATATGTTGCCATATGTTACCCTCTCCACTACACTGCCATCATGAGGGAAGGGCTCTGTGCCTTCTTAGTGGCTGTATCTTGGATTCCATCTTGTGCTAGCTCCCTCTCTCATACCCTTCTGCTGACCTGGCTGTCTTTCTGTGATGCAAACACCGTCCGTCCACCACTTCTTCTGTGACCTTGCTGCCCTGCTCAAGCTGTCCTGCTCAGATATCTTCCTCAATGAGCTGGTCATGTTCACAGTAGGGGTGGTGGTCATTACCCTGCCATTCATGTGTATCCTGGTATCATATGGCTACATTGGGGCCACTATCCTGAGGGTCCCTTCAACCAAAGGGATCCGCAAAGCGTTGTCCATGTGTGGCTCCCATCTCTCTGTGGTGTCTCTGTATTATGGCTCAATATTTGGCCAGTACCTTTTCCCAACTGTAAGCAGTTCCATTGACAAGGATGTCATTGTGGCTCTAATGTACACAGTGGTCACACCCATGTTGAACCCCTTTATCTACAGCCTTAGGAACAGGGACATGAAAGAGGCCCTTGGGAAACTCTTCAGTAGAGCAAAGTTTTTCTCTTCGTGACATCTGACTTTTTAAGCAATTCGAATCTCGTTTTGGTTTATCTCatgtatttgattttccatttgaATATGTCTCAAAACCTTGTATATCCTGAAGCCCTAAGACAAATGTTAACATGTTGAATGTAactggtaaatatttgttgaccgGAATTCTATTCTCTTATTAACAATGTTATTCTTTATAAATAGTTTTTGATCAGTGAAtgctaaattaattttat
The sequence above is a segment of the Saimiri boliviensis isolate mSaiBol1 chromosome 2, mSaiBol1.pri, whole genome shotgun sequence genome. Coding sequences within it:
- the OR1J2 gene encoding LOW QUALITY PROTEIN: olfactory receptor 1J2 (The sequence of the model RefSeq protein was modified relative to this genomic sequence to represent the inferred CDS: inserted 1 base in 1 codon; deleted 1 base in 1 codon) — encoded protein: MSPENLSCVSEFLLLGLPIRPEQQAVFFDLFLGMYLTMVLGNLLIILLIRLDSHLHTRMYFFLSHLALTDIFFSSVTVPKMLTDMXKYKSIPYEECISQMYFFVFFTDLDSFLITSMAYDLYVAICYPLHYTAIMREGLCAFLVAVSWIPSCASSLSHTLLLTWLSFCDANTSVHHFFCDLAALLKLSCSDIFLNELVMFTVGVVVITLPFMCILVSYGYIGATILRVPSTKGIRKALSMCGSHLSVVSLYYGSIFGQYLFPTVSSSIDKDVIVALMYTVVTPMLNPFIYSLRNRDMKEALGKLFSRAKFFSS